A window from Candidatus Omnitrophota bacterium encodes these proteins:
- a CDS encoding LptF/LptG family permease — translation MKILRNYILAECIVPFILSLSVLTSVFLLGNLIKLANMVVNKGVSLALVGQVFLYYIPYVLTYTLPISCLMAVILTFGRFSNDNEILAMRANGIRLKGLLWPVFVLGVILSLFSVILNIRIIPHAYHQQRKILKEVGTKNPMALLEAGTFIKDFKDQILFIYRIEGNKMYNVRIYQPQPDGKMTRTITAKEGEFTQVPGEDKIKLKLINGTSDEPDLENPNNFYKLKFNTFFRTLDLSQANNKKIEKKPQGMTLEEVRNKIKEMNDLNIQDVRHLRIEFHRKLVWAFAVLIFMMLGLPIAVVTHRREKTANVALAMLCAAIYYLLTLGCQALAVQGITPIGITMWMPNIIGAIVAIVLNYKLCVS, via the coding sequence ATGAAAATCTTACGTAATTACATATTAGCGGAATGCATTGTCCCGTTTATTTTATCTCTATCCGTTTTGACTAGCGTGTTCTTGCTTGGCAATTTAATTAAGCTTGCCAATATGGTCGTCAACAAAGGAGTCAGCCTTGCCCTTGTGGGACAAGTTTTTCTTTACTACATTCCTTACGTTCTTACTTATACACTTCCCATTTCTTGCCTAATGGCAGTTATTCTTACTTTTGGCCGATTTTCAAATGACAATGAAATTTTGGCCATGCGAGCAAACGGCATCCGTCTCAAAGGGCTTTTGTGGCCTGTTTTTGTTTTAGGTGTCATTTTAAGTCTTTTTTCTGTTATTCTAAACATTCGTATTATCCCGCATGCTTATCATCAACAGCGAAAAATTCTTAAAGAAGTGGGTACTAAAAATCCAATGGCTCTCCTGGAAGCTGGAACATTTATCAAAGATTTCAAAGACCAAATTCTTTTTATTTACCGCATCGAAGGAAACAAAATGTACAATGTGCGCATCTATCAACCCCAACCTGATGGAAAAATGACACGCACCATTACCGCCAAAGAAGGCGAATTTACTCAAGTGCCCGGCGAAGATAAAATCAAGCTCAAGCTCATCAACGGAACCAGCGATGAACCAGATTTGGAAAATCCTAACAATTTCTACAAACTAAAATTTAACACTTTTTTTCGTACACTTGATTTGTCCCAAGCTAACAATAAAAAAATTGAAAAAAAACCTCAAGGCATGACACTAGAAGAAGTGCGAAACAAAATTAAAGAAATGAATGATTTAAACATTCAAGATGTTAGACACTTGAGAATTGAGTTTCACAGAAAATTAGTCTGGGCCTTTGCAGTATTAATTTTTATGATGCTCGGCCTTCCGATCGCGGTTGTTACGCATCGAAGAGAAAAAACTGCCAATGTTGCCCTTGCGATGCTCTGCGCAGCAATTTATTATTTATTAACCTTAGGATGCCAAGCGCTCGCTGTTCAAGGAATTACACCCATTGGCATCACCATGTGGATGCCTAACATTATTGGCGCAATAGTCGCCATTGTCTTAAATTATAAATTATGCGTATCATAG
- a CDS encoding ComF family protein, protein MTEKMTHAKMPFAVASKGYFMPILFLKQFADGLLSLVYPNNCIVCKSPNTTTPLLVCASCQKTIAPNLPPFCVKCSRHLKNPNKNSWCPQCQKTQPFFDQAWAATRYTDSMKNLIHLFKYKNKTALQYLFSNIIISFIENYHIDIKQFDFIVPIPLHPTKLRERQYNQTDLIAQNLSHKFHIPLSRNNLIRQKHTKTQALLNEKERWTNTKDAFRIRHPSNFLEKSILIVDDLITTGATVCEATRILKQAQAKYIGILTLAIA, encoded by the coding sequence TTGACAGAAAAAATGACTCATGCTAAAATGCCTTTTGCTGTCGCATCTAAGGGTTACTTTATGCCTATTCTTTTTTTAAAACAATTCGCAGATGGACTTCTCTCATTAGTCTATCCAAACAATTGTATTGTTTGCAAATCTCCCAACACAACTACTCCACTTCTTGTTTGTGCATCATGCCAAAAAACCATCGCACCTAATCTTCCCCCTTTCTGCGTCAAATGTTCTCGCCATCTAAAAAACCCCAACAAGAATTCTTGGTGTCCCCAATGCCAAAAAACTCAACCTTTTTTTGATCAAGCTTGGGCCGCGACACGCTATACAGATTCTATGAAGAATCTTATTCATTTATTTAAATATAAAAATAAAACTGCCCTTCAATATCTATTTTCTAATATTATAATTTCATTTATCGAGAATTACCATATTGATATAAAACAATTTGATTTTATTGTGCCGATTCCTTTGCACCCTACAAAACTGCGTGAACGGCAATACAATCAAACTGATCTCATTGCACAAAATCTATCTCATAAATTTCACATCCCTTTATCCAGAAATAATCTTATCCGCCAAAAACACACAAAGACGCAAGCTTTACTTAATGAAAAAGAGCGCTGGACAAATACAAAAGACGCCTTTAGAATAAGACATCCATCAAACTTTCTAGAGAAATCTATCCTGATTGTGGATGATCTTATTACAACGGGCGCAACAGTTTGCGAAGCTACGCGCATCCTAAAACAAGCCCAAGCAAAATATATAGGAATATTAACACTGGCCATTGCTTAA